The following proteins come from a genomic window of Anopheles ziemanni chromosome 3, idAnoZiCoDA_A2_x.2, whole genome shotgun sequence:
- the LOC131289526 gene encoding angiopoietin-related protein 1-like produces MVKLDYILYKLIKIDFEIKEQDERIEENLDHLEKSFGRMTWSIDRLEEAIGNNLTALQTQSWKILSLQTACANHDQLRNEIFDIVPKPGLSDDVQSLLELDSYRRKGPFGSCRDEPSKMSGKYLIRLEGEDEPFEAYCEQAKFGGGWLVIQHRFDGSLDFFRNWTEYRNGFGTVDREFWIGLERLHQLTQRKTYQLIVEIEDFGGDQRYARYTEFGIGSESELYKLKRLGAFSGTAGDSMAYHKGFNFTTKDRDNDGAPTNCAVTSEGAWWYNNCHHANLNGRYWNVVDPRSFSWYKLKNNYQGLAYSRMMIREV; encoded by the coding sequence ATGGTCAAATTGGACTACATTCTGTACAAGTTGATCAAAATTGATTTCGAAATCAAAGAGCAAGACGAGCGAATTGAAGAAAACCTAGATCACCTTGAAAAGTCATTCGGTAGGATGACATGGAGTATTGATCGGCTAGAAGAGGCCATTGGAAACAACCTCACTGCGCTTCAGACTCAGTCCTGGAAGATTCTATCGCTACAAACCGCGTGCGCCAATCACGACCAACTACGCAACGAAATTTTCGACATCGTCCCGAAACCCGGCCTTTCCGATGACGTGCAGTCCTTGCTCGAGTTGGACAGCTACCGTCGCAAGGGCCCATTCGGATCGTGCCGCGATGAACCATCGAAGATGTCTGGCAAGTATCTCATTCGGTTGGAAGGCGAGGACGAACCGTTCGAGGCATACTGCGAACAGGCCAAGTTCGGCGGAGGATGGCTGGTGATCCAGCACCGCTTTGACGGCTCTCTGGACTTCTTCCGCAACTGGACCGAATATCGAAACGGATTCGGTACCGTCGATCGTGAGTTCTGGATCGGATTGGAACGACTGCATCAGTTAACGCAGCGGAAGACCTATCAGCTGATCGTCGAGATCGAAGACTTCGGAGGCGACCAACGGTATGCGCGATACACAGAGTTCGGAATCGGTAGTGAGTCGGAGCTGTACAAGCTCAAGAGACTTGGTGCGTTCAGTGGCACGGCGGGTGATTCGATGGCTTACCATAAGGGTTTTAACTTCACTACGAAGGACAGGGATAACGATGGAGCGCCCACTAACTGTGCCGTCACCAGCGAGGGCGCTTGGTGGTACAACAACTGCCATCATGCCAACTTAAACGGTCGTTACTGGAACGTGGTCGACCCGAGGTCGTTTTCGTGGTATAAATTGAAGAATAACTATCAAGGATTGGCCTATTCAAGAATGATGATTCGGGaggtttaa
- the LOC131285668 gene encoding angiopoietin-related protein 1-like, which translates to MVKLDYLQYKLHEIELTQKERDEKFAEKITKLEGSIENIQWAIIRHDQDAGHNLTALQAHSRKILAQQTACANHEKMRNEISQLTQKFNQSFGSYSMLSTPASVFNGSEPYNSCKEAPANMSEVYLIQVSTNSDPFEAFCEQNRFDGGWLVVQYRYDGSLDFYRNWTEYQQGFGNINKEYWIGLERLHQLTSQGSYELLVELKAFNGSYRYAQYDEFQIGSESEQYPLKKLGTYSGTATDALSRHKGMKFTTKDRDYDVYSSNCAVERGGAWWYKDCSDSNLNG; encoded by the coding sequence ATGGTCAAACTTGACTATCTGCAATACAAGCTACACGAAATAGAACTCACTCAGAAGGAACGCGACGAAAAGTTTGCCGAGAAAATCACCAAACTTGAAGGCTCGATCGAAAACATTCAGTGGGCCATCATCCGCCACGATCAGGATGCTGGACACAACCTGACGGCTCTTCAGGCTCATTCCCGGAAGATTCTTGCCCAACAAACGGCGTGCGCCAACCACGAAAAGATGCGAAACGAAATCTCACAGCTTACTCAAAAATTTAACCAATCGTTTGGCTCCTACTCCATGCTGTCAACGCCAGCTTCCGTTTTTAATGGATCAGAACCATACAACTCGTGTAAAGAAGCTCCCGCAAATATGTCTGAAGTCTATTTAATCCAAGTGAGCACAAATTCCGACCCCTTCGAAGCGTTTTGTGAGCAGAACAGGTTCGACGGAGGTTGGCTGGTAGTTCAGTACCGCTACGATGGATCCCTGGACTTCTACCGGAACTGGACGGAATATCAACAAGGCTTTGGAAACATCAACAAGGAGTACTGGATCGGATTGGAGCGATTGCATCAACTCACATCGCAAGGATCATACGAGCTGCTGGTTGAACTAAAGGCATTCAATGGTAGTTATAGATATGCTCAATATGATGAGTTCCAGATCGGGAGCGAATCGGAGCAATATCCTCTGAAGAAACTAGGAACGTACAGTGGCACTGCGACAGACGCTTTGAGTCGGCATAAGGGAATGAAATTTACTACAAAAGACCGAGATTATGATGTATACAGTTCAAATTGTGCTGTAGAACGCGGAGGTGCTTGGTGGTATAAAGATTGCTCcgattcaaatttgaatgga